TAAGCGGCGATAGCGCCCCTGCAGGAACATTATCCGACCGTAATGTACAAGCTACTGACCCTACCTTAATCAAAACATGGCTCATGCAAGAAAGACGTAGCGAGCTCGGTTTTGAGAGTCATCGTTTCAGTGACTTACGTAGATGGCGTACGGCCGCTCAGGTTTTGAGTGCGATGGGCAAAAATTTTAATGCCTATCATTACCTTTATCCCGTGCCGCAACGGGAGATTGACCTCTCTGGCGGAACGCTTACACAGAACGAAGGATATTAAGTTTCATTAGAAAAAAAAGAATTGAATATGCATCACAAATTATTGAAACAGTTATTCGTAGTTGGTTTGTTCATTGCCCAAACCAGCTACGTACAGGGCCAGGACGTTGTCAACAAGCTGCCCGATTGGGCAATGGGAGGCTTTGTCCGGCCACAAGGTGTCAATCCGGTTATTTCCCCTCAAGAAAAAACATTGTTTCTGGATCCAATGAGTGGAAAAAAAATAGCATGGGAATCCAATGACACCTTCAACCCCGCCGCTACGGTTAAAGATGGGAAAATCATCGTATTATATCGAGCAGAGGATAAGTTGGGCGTAAAGATTGGCCACCGTACCTCACGCCTCGGCTACGCAGAAAGTGAAGATGGTATATCTTTTCAACGAAAAAAGAAACCGGTTTTCTATCCCGGAGATGACAACCAGAAAGATTTCGAATGGCCGGGGGGCACAGAAGATCCGCGTGTTGCTGTAACAGAAGACGGCCTATATGTGCTCTTTTATACGCAATGGAACCGAGATATCGCCCGTTTGGGCGTAGCCACATCAAAAGATCTGATTCATTGGGAAAAGCACGGCCAGATTTTCCGAAAGGCAAAAAATGCCGATCTAGTTTTGGATAAATTCCATAAATCCGCTTCCATCGTCACCGAGGTAAAAAATGGTAAGCAAGTCATCGCAAAAGTGAACGGCAAGTATTGGATGTATTGGGGCGAACGTGGTGTTTATGGAGCAACCTCTGATAATCTTATTGATTGGGAGCCTGTTGTAGACGAGAACCAGGAGGTTAAAGCATTTATATCACCTAGAGAAGGCTTTTTTGATAGTGATTTAACAGAATGCGGCCCGCCTGCTATTTTGACGGAGCACGGTATTTTGCTCCTATATAATGGCAAAAACAACCCAACAAAAGGAGACAGCCGTTTCAATAGAGGCACTTACAGTGCTGGTCAGGTATTATTTGATAAACATGACCCTACAAAGGTTATAGGCCGCTTGGATGCACCCTTCTTACGGCCCATGGAACCGTTTGAAAAAAGTGGCCAGTATGTGGATGGTACTGTATTTATTGAAGGCTTAGTATATTTTAAGAACAAGTGGTTCCTGTATTATGGTTGTGCTGACTCTAAAGTTGGCGTGGCCATTTTTGATCCTGCGAATCCTTCCCAAGCTGATCCATTACCTCAATCAAGTGAAGAATAAACACGATAACTATATAGAAAAAACGGTTCTTGGTGTCGATGTTGGTGGCTCACATATAACAGCTGCCATCGTCGATACCCTGGAGCGGTCTGTGCTTAAACATAGTTTAGTAAGAAAAAAAACAGACCCCCATGCTTCGGCAGCAGAAATTATTGGCGTCTGGACGGCTACTTTAAAAGCAGCAGAAGAAGCCTTCGGTTATAAATGCACGCATTTGGCCGTATCTATGCCAGGCCCATTCGATTACCAGAAGGGTATATCGTTCATTACAGGCATGCATAAATATGAGGCCCTTTACGGTCAGGACATCAAACAATTATTTGCTGGCCAAATGGATCTCCCAGCTAAAGCTATACACTTTTTGAACGATGCTGAGGCCTTTCTACGGGGAGAAATATTTGGCAATAGTGAAGATACTTCAGCGCGCGTGTTAGGCCTTACGTTGGGTACAGGACTGGGTTCTGCCTTATTTGAACAAGGCAAAGTAAAAGATCTGAATCTCGGCTCATCCCCTTTTTTGGAAGGCATAGCCGAAGATTACATTTCTACCAGAGGCATATTGGCGCACTATCGCTGGCTGGGAGGAAATGAAATACCGGATGTAAAAACACTGGTACAGCGTATGGATAACGATTCCGAAGCAGCAAAAGCGATCGGACAGTTGGCCCAGTGGTTGGCTGATTTTCTTCTCCAGCACCTGTCCGACTTAAAACCAGATCAAGTGATTATTGGCGGGAATATCAGCAAAGCACATATGCTGTTTTTACCTCAAGTTAGGCACATAATTTCTAAACATCATATTTCAATCCCACTAAAAGTGGCGCGGATGGGAGAACAGGCTGCCATTTTAGGTGCCGCTTCACTTATTGATCAATTAACAAACAGCAATTAAATGGCTTCTCAATCAAGACATGGCTTTGCCATTAGATGCTCACTTATTGCCTCTTTAGGAGGCTTTTTATTCGGTTTTGAAACTGCGGTCATTTCCGGAGCAGAAAAGAACATTCAAGAACTTTGGTCGCTCAATTCGTTCTGGCAAGGATTCACCGTATCGGCCAGTTTGATAGGAACGGTTGTCGGCGCCCTCGTAGCAAGCATGCCGGCACAAAAATATGGCCGCAAAAAAGTGTTGTTGCTGGTGGCCGTAGCCTATCTATGTTCTGCTTTAGGCTGCGCTTTATCCTATAGTTGGCTGCTGTTTGTTTTATTTCGCTTTATTGGTGGTCTCGCCGTAGGCATATCCTCCGTTGTGGGGCCTATTTATATTTCCGAAATCGCACCAGCCAAAATCCGGGGCCGCTTAGCCGGATCCTTTCAGCTGATGATTGTATCGGGCATTTTCATAGCCTACCTCACCAATTTCCTGTTTGTTGGCATGGGCGATGAAGCCTGGCGATGGATGCTTGGCATTATGGCCATTCCCGCGGTATTGTTTTTCTTTTTACTACAAATTGTACCAGAGAGCCCCCGTTGGTTAGCCATCACAGGCGCTGCTGATCAGGCCCGTGCTATCTTTTTAAAACTAGGAGAGCAAGATGCAGTAGATACAATTTTAAAAACCAATTCCTATTCTGTAACGTCCCAAGACCGCTTATTTCAGCGAAAATATTTGAAACCCATATTTTATGCCGTGTTGTTGGCCATGTTTAATCAGTTAAGTGGTATAAATGCTATTCTATATTATGCTCCACGTATTTTTGAGCTTGCCGGTTATGACAAAGAATTGGCCTATTTACAGCCTGTATTTATCGGCGGTGCCAATTTACTATTTACCGGCTTAGCAATGAGCATTATAGACAAATTCGGCCGTAAGCGGTTATTGTTAATTGGTAGTCTCGGCATGTTCATATTCCTGGCCTTAGTGGCAAATGCTTTTAGTCAAGGCGTGGCAGGCGCGTCTTCGGTACTGTTATACCTTATCGGTTTCATTGCCTTTTTCGCCTTTTCTCAGGGAGCGGTTATCTGGGTATTCATATCAGAAATATTCCCTAATAGTGTGCGCTCTCAGGGCACTTCATTAGGAAGCTTTACCCACTGGATCATGGCGGCAGCTATCTCTTGGCTATTTCCTATAATTGTAGAGGGCAGTTCCAAAGGCGGTTACTATTCGTTTATTTTTTATAGCGTTATGATGGCTCTATCTTTCTTTTTTATCTGGAAATTCATGCCCGAAACAAAAGGAAAATCATTGGAGGAAATTCAGGAAGCTTTATGACATTGAAAAGCAGATTCATATAAACGCGCCAAGCGCTAATTATTCTGTATTCTGTCAAGAATAGTTATAACTCCAAATCCAAAACGCTGAAAAATAATTAAGGAAAAAAGAGGAGGCACGGCTGAAAAGCCGTAAAATATCAAAAAAAGCGGTAACAGAACTGAACCAAAAGATAAAAAAATGTTTACCTTTTTCCTCCGGAAATACGCTATTACAATGAAAAGACAACCAAGCTATTTAATTTTATTATTTCTGCTCTTTCCTGTACTTTCATCAGCTCAAGAAAAGCCTTATCCTAATGTATTGATTATCTTAGCAGACGATCTAGGTTATCACGATGTTTCTTATTATAACACACCTGATATCCGCACCCCAAATATTGATGAAATAGCCAGACAGGGCATTCGTTTTGATAACTTTTATGCGAACTCGCCTGTATGTTCTCCCAGCCGTGCCTCTTTGCTAACAGGCAGGTACCCGGAAATGGTTGGGGTGCCGGGTCTAATCCGTAATCAAGTAACAGATAATTTTGGGTATTTGACACCGGGTGCACAATTATTGCCAGCGTTAATGAAACAAGCAGGTTATAAAACCGCGATTGTGGGTAAATGGAACCTGGGTTTGGATACGCCCAATTTACCTAACCAAAAAGGCTTTGATTATTTTCATGGCTGGTTAGACGATATGCTGGATGATTATTGGAAACACACCCGAAACGGCATCAATTTTATGCGTGAAAATGGTAAGCCAATTATTCCGGAAGGACACGCTACTGATTTATTTACGAGTTGGGCCGTTGACTATCTTGATACTCAGCATGGCAATGAAAACCCTTTTTTCCTTTATCTTGCCTACACCGCTCCCCATGCGCCCATACAACCCGGTGCAGACTTTCTTGCTAAAGTAAAAGCCCGCGAGCCTAACATTACGGACAAAAGAGCTAAACTGGTAGCTCTTATTGAACAAATGGATGATGGTATCGGCAAAGTGATTAGCACCCTAAAAGCCAACGGACAGTTTAAAAATACCTTAATTGTGTTTTTAAGTGATAACGGAGGCCAACTTGATTTAGGCGCTAATAACGGAAATGTGCGCGATGGTAAAGGAACCATGTATGAGGGCGGCATCCGGATTCCGGCATGTATCAGTTGGCCTGGGCATATAAAGCCTGGCACACAGTCAACAGAAAAGTTGTTATTGATGGATATTTATCCAACGTTAGCAGAACTCGCGGGATTGTCCGTGGACCACAAAATTGATGGGGTAAGTTTTGCTTCGATACTTAAAAATAGTGGCTCAAAAATAGCTCCACGTCCTATATTTTTTATTCGGCGTGAGGGCAGCACTTATGGCGGAAAAATATCGAATGCAGTGGTAAATGATAACTTTAAACTATTGCAAAACACTCCGACATCTCCATTTGAGTTATACGACCTAACAAAAGACCCTCAGGAGCATAATAATGTTATCAAAACTGAGGAAGCCAAACGAGTTACACTGCATCGCTTGCTAATGAAACAAATGCAAAAAGCTGGCAGTGTTCCATGGCAAAAGCTTGAAGAACAGTAGACACATACATGCCGTAGGTCTTAATTTATATTGCCATTTTTTAGCAATGATATACAAGGAAGAAGTAAGGAATTTGGGATTCAACCTTGATAAGAATTTCGGACACATCAACTTACCCGGTCTGAGGTATTACCTGTCCGTCATCAACGACGTGATTTTATAAAATCGGAATCGTAACCGGTCAAATGACTTTAAGCTATAATCAAAAACTTCACAACCACCCTCTCGATTAAGATATTTGATGACATAACTACTATCCTTTTATACCATAACGTTAAACAAGGTCAGATAAAGTTCAATAAGGTTAAATAAGGCGGGTTATTTCCCCAACTTTCAAATCCCGTTGAAACTTTAATTTTGAGTAACAAATGAGTAACAAATCTAACGGAAAAAACCGTAAACAAACAAGGTGGTGCCGTAAAGAGAAAAGCCCGTAAACGTTCGTTCACAGGCTTTTTTAACACATTTTTATACGGATATTTACGGTTGTTTCGGCATTCTATTTTCCGATGCAGAATGTATTTATAAACTGAAAAACAACAAGTTACATAGTAAAAGAAGTACATAAGGTGTACAATTATTCACCGTCACCATTATCCAAAAAAGCAACTATACCCGTCGTTTTGAATTTCTGTCAACAATTCACGCAGATTAGTACTATCCGGCAGCGGCTCGTAGGATTCCCATTTTCCAGATCCCCGCATCCAATACAATTTCCATAATTTGGAAGATTTAACAAAACGAAGCTTGGCAAATGGTACCTCTAAGATTTTCGTTGGATCATTCCATTGTGGCCTAATCTCAAACAATAAAGCGGTTTGCCTATCCCAAGAATAACCAACATCCAACTGTTTACGGATTTCTTCGTCTGATGGCCGTAACGACTCAACAAAGCTCCTTAATTGAACTTCGATCATCGAAGTAAGTGGTTTTTCTGTACTCATACCGTTTTAATCCTTATTCATCTCGTCTATCATCCGCTTTCCTAATGCGGTCAATATATAACGTTGTTTACTGCTTTTTGGCTTATCAGGTATGGTCATTTCCATTAATCCCCTGTCAAGCGCTGGTTGCAGGTAATTGTATAAAAAAGTAGGACGATGCTTGATTCCAACTAATGCCATCAATTCTGCACCGCTACGACC
This Olivibacter sp. SDN3 DNA region includes the following protein-coding sequences:
- a CDS encoding glycoside hydrolase family 130 protein, with protein sequence MHHKLLKQLFVVGLFIAQTSYVQGQDVVNKLPDWAMGGFVRPQGVNPVISPQEKTLFLDPMSGKKIAWESNDTFNPAATVKDGKIIVLYRAEDKLGVKIGHRTSRLGYAESEDGISFQRKKKPVFYPGDDNQKDFEWPGGTEDPRVAVTEDGLYVLFYTQWNRDIARLGVATSKDLIHWEKHGQIFRKAKNADLVLDKFHKSASIVTEVKNGKQVIAKVNGKYWMYWGERGVYGATSDNLIDWEPVVDENQEVKAFISPREGFFDSDLTECGPPAILTEHGILLLYNGKNNPTKGDSRFNRGTYSAGQVLFDKHDPTKVIGRLDAPFLRPMEPFEKSGQYVDGTVFIEGLVYFKNKWFLYYGCADSKVGVAIFDPANPSQADPLPQSSEE
- a CDS encoding ROK family protein yields the protein MKNKHDNYIEKTVLGVDVGGSHITAAIVDTLERSVLKHSLVRKKTDPHASAAEIIGVWTATLKAAEEAFGYKCTHLAVSMPGPFDYQKGISFITGMHKYEALYGQDIKQLFAGQMDLPAKAIHFLNDAEAFLRGEIFGNSEDTSARVLGLTLGTGLGSALFEQGKVKDLNLGSSPFLEGIAEDYISTRGILAHYRWLGGNEIPDVKTLVQRMDNDSEAAKAIGQLAQWLADFLLQHLSDLKPDQVIIGGNISKAHMLFLPQVRHIISKHHISIPLKVARMGEQAAILGAASLIDQLTNSN
- a CDS encoding sugar porter family MFS transporter; the encoded protein is MASQSRHGFAIRCSLIASLGGFLFGFETAVISGAEKNIQELWSLNSFWQGFTVSASLIGTVVGALVASMPAQKYGRKKVLLLVAVAYLCSALGCALSYSWLLFVLFRFIGGLAVGISSVVGPIYISEIAPAKIRGRLAGSFQLMIVSGIFIAYLTNFLFVGMGDEAWRWMLGIMAIPAVLFFFLLQIVPESPRWLAITGAADQARAIFLKLGEQDAVDTILKTNSYSVTSQDRLFQRKYLKPIFYAVLLAMFNQLSGINAILYYAPRIFELAGYDKELAYLQPVFIGGANLLFTGLAMSIIDKFGRKRLLLIGSLGMFIFLALVANAFSQGVAGASSVLLYLIGFIAFFAFSQGAVIWVFISEIFPNSVRSQGTSLGSFTHWIMAAAISWLFPIIVEGSSKGGYYSFIFYSVMMALSFFFIWKFMPETKGKSLEEIQEAL
- a CDS encoding sulfatase, producing MKRQPSYLILLFLLFPVLSSAQEKPYPNVLIILADDLGYHDVSYYNTPDIRTPNIDEIARQGIRFDNFYANSPVCSPSRASLLTGRYPEMVGVPGLIRNQVTDNFGYLTPGAQLLPALMKQAGYKTAIVGKWNLGLDTPNLPNQKGFDYFHGWLDDMLDDYWKHTRNGINFMRENGKPIIPEGHATDLFTSWAVDYLDTQHGNENPFFLYLAYTAPHAPIQPGADFLAKVKAREPNITDKRAKLVALIEQMDDGIGKVISTLKANGQFKNTLIVFLSDNGGQLDLGANNGNVRDGKGTMYEGGIRIPACISWPGHIKPGTQSTEKLLLMDIYPTLAELAGLSVDHKIDGVSFASILKNSGSKIAPRPIFFIRREGSTYGGKISNAVVNDNFKLLQNTPTSPFELYDLTKDPQEHNNVIKTEEAKRVTLHRLLMKQMQKAGSVPWQKLEEQ
- a CDS encoding DUF3024 domain-containing protein — protein: MSTEKPLTSMIEVQLRSFVESLRPSDEEIRKQLDVGYSWDRQTALLFEIRPQWNDPTKILEVPFAKLRFVKSSKLWKLYWMRGSGKWESYEPLPDSTNLRELLTEIQNDGYSCFFG